A section of the Streptomyces sp. SLBN-118 genome encodes:
- the cobM gene encoding precorrin-4 C(11)-methyltransferase, whose protein sequence is MADADTRGKVTFVGAGPGAADLLTFRAARAIADADIVIWAASLVQADVLDHAREGAEILDSAAMSLEDVVAVYERAQEGDLRVARIHSGDPALWGGTQEQLDRCVELGLAVEIVPGVSSFSAVAAIAQRELTVPEVAQSVILTRLGGGKTPMPPGEEVREFARHGTTMALFLSAARSGQLTQELLEGGYPASTPVVVAYQATWPQELILRCTIGTLEETVKEHKLWKHTLFLVGPALAASGTRSHLYHPGHFHGFRKADPAARKALRAQGAAQ, encoded by the coding sequence ATGGCCGATGCCGACACCCGCGGGAAGGTGACCTTCGTCGGCGCCGGCCCGGGCGCCGCCGATCTGCTGACGTTCCGTGCCGCGCGGGCCATCGCCGATGCGGACATCGTCATCTGGGCGGCGAGCCTGGTGCAGGCGGACGTCCTCGACCACGCGCGCGAGGGGGCCGAGATCCTCGACTCGGCGGCGATGTCGCTGGAGGACGTCGTCGCGGTGTACGAGCGGGCGCAGGAGGGGGACTTGAGGGTCGCTCGTATCCATTCCGGCGACCCCGCCCTGTGGGGCGGCACGCAGGAGCAGCTCGACCGCTGCGTGGAGCTGGGGCTCGCGGTCGAGATCGTGCCGGGTGTCTCGTCGTTCTCGGCGGTCGCCGCGATCGCACAGCGCGAGCTGACGGTCCCGGAGGTCGCGCAGTCGGTGATCCTCACCCGGCTGGGTGGTGGCAAGACGCCGATGCCGCCGGGCGAGGAGGTACGGGAGTTCGCGCGGCACGGCACGACGATGGCGCTGTTCCTGTCGGCGGCGCGATCCGGCCAGTTGACGCAGGAACTGCTGGAGGGCGGCTATCCGGCGAGTACGCCGGTGGTCGTCGCGTATCAGGCGACCTGGCCCCAGGAGCTGATCCTGCGCTGCACGATCGGCACGCTGGAGGAGACCGTCAAGGAGCACAAGCTGTGGAAGCACACGCTGTTCCTCGTCGGGCCCGCACTGGCGGCTTCGGGGACGCGTTCGCATCTCTACCACCCGGGGCACTTCCATGGCTTCCGGAAGGCGGATCCGGCGGCCCGCAAGGCACTTCGCGCACAGGGAGCGGCTCAGTGA
- the cobJ gene encoding precorrin-3B C(17)-methyltransferase, translating to MIGLISATAAGAAARDRLVAAWPDRVRVYEGPVGRSVELAFAECDQLVCFLATGAVVRLVAPLLTGKSADPGVVCVDEGLRHAVSLLGGHGGGANELAAQVADALGCAPVVTTATDAAGVPGLDTLGWPVEGAIASVTRAVLDGEPVALRADAVWPLPPLPGNVGAVGDAVLRVTDRVLEPGVREAVVRPPSLVVGVGASKGAPLDEVLGLIEETLREAGLSALSVRALATVDAKADEPGIVGAARRLGVPLVTYAPGRLASISVPNPSDAPLAAVGTPSVAEAAALAEGGELLVPKRKSRPLPGTGVRAAMATCAVVRRAPRGRLAVVGLGPGARDLLAPRATQELRRASVLVGLDQYVAQIRDLLRPGTRIVESGLGAEEERARRAVSEARAGHAVALIGSGDAGVYAMASPALTEASDDIDVVGVPGVTAALAAAAVLGAPLGHDHVSISLSDLHTPWEVIERRVRAAAEADIVVTFYNPRSRGRDWQLSKALSILAEHRDPDTPTGVVRNASRPDESSRVTTLAGLDPATVDMMTVVTVGNTATREVAGRMVTPRGYRWQS from the coding sequence GTGATCGGCCTGATCTCCGCGACGGCGGCCGGTGCCGCCGCCCGCGACCGGCTGGTCGCGGCCTGGCCGGACCGTGTCCGTGTGTACGAAGGTCCGGTGGGCCGGTCGGTGGAGCTGGCGTTCGCCGAGTGCGATCAGCTGGTGTGTTTCCTCGCGACGGGCGCGGTCGTGCGGCTGGTCGCCCCGCTGCTCACGGGCAAGTCCGCCGACCCCGGCGTGGTGTGCGTGGACGAGGGGCTGCGGCACGCCGTGTCCCTGCTCGGCGGCCACGGCGGCGGCGCGAACGAGCTGGCGGCGCAGGTCGCCGATGCTCTCGGGTGCGCCCCCGTGGTGACGACGGCGACGGACGCGGCCGGCGTCCCGGGTCTGGACACCCTGGGATGGCCGGTCGAGGGCGCGATCGCGTCCGTGACACGTGCCGTGCTGGACGGCGAACCGGTGGCCCTGCGGGCCGACGCCGTGTGGCCGCTGCCGCCGCTGCCCGGCAACGTGGGCGCCGTCGGCGACGCGGTTCTCCGGGTGACGGACCGGGTCCTCGAACCGGGCGTGCGGGAGGCCGTGGTGCGGCCGCCGTCACTCGTCGTCGGGGTCGGGGCCTCCAAGGGCGCTCCCCTCGACGAGGTCCTCGGCCTGATCGAGGAGACCCTGCGCGAGGCGGGACTCTCGGCGCTGAGCGTCCGTGCGCTCGCGACCGTCGACGCGAAGGCGGACGAGCCGGGGATCGTCGGGGCCGCGCGGCGTCTCGGCGTACCGCTGGTGACGTACGCCCCCGGCCGGCTCGCCTCGATCAGCGTGCCCAACCCGTCCGACGCACCGCTCGCCGCCGTGGGCACCCCGTCCGTCGCGGAGGCCGCCGCGCTCGCGGAGGGCGGTGAACTCCTCGTCCCGAAGCGGAAGTCCCGGCCCCTTCCCGGCACCGGGGTCCGGGCCGCGATGGCCACCTGCGCCGTCGTACGCCGGGCTCCCCGAGGCCGCCTCGCCGTGGTGGGGCTCGGCCCCGGGGCCCGTGACCTGCTCGCCCCGCGCGCCACGCAGGAGCTGCGCCGCGCCTCCGTCCTCGTCGGGCTCGATCAGTACGTCGCCCAGATCCGCGATCTGCTCAGGCCCGGCACCCGGATCGTGGAATCCGGCCTGGGCGCCGAGGAGGAGCGGGCCCGCAGGGCTGTCAGCGAAGCCCGCGCCGGTCATGCGGTCGCGCTGATCGGCAGCGGCGACGCGGGCGTGTACGCGATGGCTTCGCCGGCGCTCACGGAGGCGTCCGACGACATCGACGTGGTGGGCGTGCCGGGGGTGACCGCGGCGCTGGCCGCCGCCGCGGTCCTGGGCGCGCCACTCGGGCACGACCATGTCTCGATCAGCCTCTCGGATCTGCACACTCCGTGGGAGGTCATCGAGCGCCGGGTGCGGGCGGCGGCGGAGGCGGACATCGTCGTGACCTTCTACAACCCCCGCAGCCGCGGGCGTGACTGGCAGCTTTCGAAGGCGCTGTCGATCCTCGCGGAGCACCGCGATCCGGACACACCGACAGGTGTCGTACGCAACGCGTCCCGGCCGGACGAATCCAGCCGCGTCACCACTCTGGCCGGACTGGATCCGGCGACGGTGGACATGATGACCGTCGTGACGGTCGGCAACACGGCGACACGAGAGGTCGCGGGCCGCATGGTGACCCCCCGGGGCTACCGCTGGCAGTCATGA
- a CDS encoding sirohydrochlorin chelatase: MTTPPALLIAGHGTRDEAGAEAFRDFVRELGRRHPELPVGGGFIELSPPPLGEAVAELVGQGVTRFAAVPLMLVSAGHAKGDIPAALARERERHPETSYTYGRPLGPHPSLLRVMERRLDEALGSGPRTPGDRADVTVLLVGRGSTDPDANAEVHKAARLLWEGRGYAGVETAFVSLAAPDVPGGLDRCVKLGARRIVVLPYFLFTGILPDRVRQQAQGWAEAHPEVDVVPADVIGPAEELLGLVLDRYREAVDGDIRMNCDSCVYRVAMPGFEDKVGRPQQPHFHPHDGHGHEGHNHHGHGSHAHAH, from the coding sequence GTGACCACCCCGCCCGCACTGCTCATCGCCGGTCACGGCACCCGAGACGAAGCCGGGGCCGAGGCCTTCCGTGACTTCGTACGGGAGCTGGGGCGGCGCCATCCCGAACTCCCCGTCGGGGGCGGCTTCATCGAGCTGTCCCCGCCGCCCCTCGGCGAGGCCGTCGCCGAGTTGGTCGGGCAGGGAGTGACCCGCTTCGCCGCGGTGCCGCTGATGCTGGTGTCCGCGGGGCACGCCAAGGGCGACATCCCGGCCGCGCTGGCCCGCGAGCGGGAGCGTCACCCCGAGACCTCGTACACCTACGGACGGCCCCTTGGCCCGCACCCCTCACTGCTGCGCGTCATGGAGCGGCGGCTGGACGAGGCGCTGGGCTCCGGGCCCCGGACGCCCGGGGACCGCGCGGATGTGACGGTGCTGCTGGTGGGCCGCGGCTCGACCGATCCGGACGCCAACGCCGAGGTGCACAAGGCGGCCAGGCTGCTGTGGGAGGGGCGGGGTTACGCGGGCGTGGAGACGGCGTTCGTCTCGCTCGCCGCGCCCGATGTGCCCGGCGGCCTGGACCGGTGCGTGAAACTGGGGGCACGCCGGATCGTGGTGCTGCCGTACTTCCTGTTCACCGGGATCCTGCCGGACCGGGTGCGTCAGCAGGCGCAGGGCTGGGCGGAGGCGCACCCGGAAGTGGATGTCGTCCCGGCCGATGTGATCGGTCCGGCCGAGGAGTTGCTCGGCCTCGTGCTCGACCGGTACCGGGAGGCTGTCGACGGCGACATCCGGATGAACTGCGACTCGTGCGTCTACCGGGTCGCGATGCCGGGCTTCGAGGACAAGGTCGGTCGTCCCCAGCAGCCGCACTTCCACCCCCACGACGGACACGGCCACGAGGGCCACAACCACCACGGCCATGGCAGCCATGCACACGCACACTGA
- the cobC gene encoding Rv2231c family pyridoxal phosphate-dependent protein CobC — protein MHTHTDAHDLRHHGDAEVRDAGLIDLAVNVRTGTPPDWLRARIADSLTGLAAYPDARAARAAVARRHGLPVERVLLTAGAAEAFVLLARALEVRHPLVVHPQFTEPEAALRDAGHEVARLLLREEDGFRLDPAAVPEAADLVIIGNPTNPTSVLHPADDIAQLARPGRLLVVDEAFMDAVPDEPEALADRTDVPGLVVLRSLTKTWGLAGLRIGYVLAEPDTIAALERAQPLWPVSSPALAAAVACMEPAALKEAAQAAQLIATERAHLLAGLAEFDEVRVVASAEGPFVLAHVRRGAEVRVRLRALGFAARRGDTFPGLGPGWLRLAVRDRATTNRFLQALDQALTMVGG, from the coding sequence ATGCACACGCACACTGACGCACACGACCTGCGCCACCACGGTGACGCGGAGGTACGGGACGCCGGTCTCATCGACCTGGCGGTCAACGTCCGCACCGGGACTCCCCCGGACTGGCTCCGCGCGCGCATCGCGGACTCGCTGACCGGACTTGCCGCTTATCCGGACGCCCGGGCCGCACGGGCGGCGGTCGCCCGGCGCCACGGACTGCCGGTTGAGCGGGTGCTGCTGACGGCGGGGGCGGCGGAGGCGTTCGTCCTGCTCGCCCGCGCCCTGGAGGTACGTCACCCACTGGTCGTGCACCCGCAGTTCACGGAGCCGGAAGCGGCGCTGCGGGACGCGGGGCACGAGGTGGCGCGGCTGCTCCTGCGCGAGGAGGACGGCTTCCGGCTCGATCCGGCGGCCGTACCCGAAGCGGCGGACCTGGTGATCATCGGCAATCCGACCAACCCCACGTCCGTACTGCACCCGGCCGACGACATCGCCCAACTGGCCCGCCCCGGGCGGCTGCTGGTGGTGGACGAGGCGTTCATGGACGCGGTACCGGACGAGCCCGAGGCACTGGCGGACCGGACCGACGTCCCGGGCCTGGTGGTGCTGCGCAGCCTGACCAAGACCTGGGGGCTCGCGGGCCTGCGCATCGGCTATGTGCTGGCCGAGCCGGACACGATCGCCGCGCTGGAGCGGGCGCAGCCGCTGTGGCCGGTGTCCTCGCCCGCGCTGGCGGCGGCCGTGGCGTGCATGGAGCCCGCCGCGCTGAAGGAGGCGGCGCAGGCGGCGCAGCTGATCGCGACGGAGCGGGCGCATCTGCTGGCAGGGCTCGCGGAGTTCGACGAGGTACGGGTGGTGGCGTCGGCCGAGGGCCCGTTCGTCCTGGCCCACGTCCGCCGCGGCGCCGAGGTCCGCGTACGCCTGCGCGCCCTGGGCTTCGCGGCCCGCCGCGGCGACACGTTCCCGGGCCTGGGGCCGGGCTGGCTGCGGCTGGCGGTCAGGGACCGGGCGACGACGAACCGCTTCCTGCAGGCGCTGGACCAGGCGTTGACGATGGTCGGCGGATAG
- a CDS encoding amidohydrolase family protein, whose translation MSDHAVLHVKGRVLVGPDEVKDELWVVDGRISYERPRAEAVTVRGWALPGLVDAHCHVGLDHHGAVDDATSEKQALTDRDAGTLLIRDAGSAADTRWIDDREDLPKIIRAGRHIARTRRYIRNFAHEIEPEDLVAYVAQEARRGDGWVKLVGDWIDRDAGDLTACWPRGAVEAAIAEAHRLGARVTAHCFAEDSLRDLVEAGIDCIEHATGLTEDTIPLFAERGVAIVPTLVNIATFPDLAAGGESKFPKWSAHMRRLHANRYDTVRAAYDAGIPVFVGTDAGGSLAHGLVAAEVAELVKAGIPPVQALSATAWGARQWLGRPVLEEGAPADLVVYEEDPRADVRVLAGPQRVVLNGRVIG comes from the coding sequence ATGAGCGATCACGCGGTGCTGCATGTGAAGGGGCGGGTGCTCGTCGGACCCGATGAGGTGAAGGACGAGCTGTGGGTGGTCGACGGCCGCATCTCGTACGAGCGGCCGCGCGCCGAGGCCGTGACCGTGCGCGGCTGGGCGCTGCCAGGGCTGGTCGACGCACACTGCCATGTCGGGCTCGACCACCATGGCGCCGTGGACGACGCGACCAGCGAGAAGCAGGCGCTCACCGACCGGGACGCGGGCACGCTGCTCATCCGCGACGCCGGATCCGCTGCCGACACCCGCTGGATCGACGACCGGGAGGACCTCCCGAAGATCATCCGGGCGGGCCGACACATCGCACGCACCCGCCGCTACATCCGTAACTTCGCCCACGAGATCGAGCCGGAGGACCTGGTCGCCTATGTCGCCCAGGAGGCCCGCCGCGGCGACGGCTGGGTCAAGCTGGTCGGCGACTGGATCGACCGGGACGCCGGCGACCTGACCGCCTGCTGGCCCCGGGGGGCCGTCGAGGCGGCGATCGCCGAGGCGCACCGGCTCGGCGCCCGGGTGACCGCGCACTGCTTCGCCGAGGACTCGCTGAGGGACCTCGTCGAGGCGGGCATCGACTGCATCGAGCACGCCACCGGGCTGACCGAGGACACCATCCCGCTGTTCGCCGAGCGGGGCGTCGCCATCGTGCCGACCCTCGTCAACATCGCCACGTTCCCTGACCTCGCGGCCGGCGGCGAGTCCAAGTTCCCGAAGTGGTCCGCCCATATGCGGCGCCTGCACGCGAACCGTTACGACACCGTGCGCGCGGCCTACGACGCCGGTATCCCGGTCTTCGTCGGCACGGACGCCGGCGGCTCGCTGGCCCACGGTCTGGTCGCGGCGGAGGTGGCCGAACTGGTGAAGGCGGGCATCCCGCCGGTCCAGGCGCTGTCGGCGACCGCCTGGGGCGCGCGTCAGTGGCTGGGCCGCCCGGTCCTGGAGGAGGGTGCACCGGCGGATCTGGTGGTGTACGAGGAGGACCCGCGGGCGGACGTGAGGGTGCTGGCGGGGCCGCAGCGGGTGGTGCTGAACGGGAGGGTGATCGGCTGA
- the ectA gene encoding diaminobutyrate acetyltransferase: MTAAQEDLVRANPQSEFTEIGTPRVEDGAAIWRIARDSEVLDLNSSYSYLLWCRDFAATSLVARGADGEPIAFVTGYVRPDRPEALVVWQVAVDHAHRGRGLAGVLLDALTARVTGERGVREVETTVTPDNTASDRLFTSYAKRHDVPLDREVLFDGGLFPEGTHQPEVLYRIGPFSA; the protein is encoded by the coding sequence ATGACCGCCGCACAAGAAGACCTTGTACGAGCCAACCCCCAGAGCGAATTCACGGAGATCGGCACCCCACGAGTGGAGGACGGAGCCGCGATCTGGCGCATCGCCCGCGACTCCGAGGTCCTGGACCTCAACTCCTCGTACAGCTATCTGCTGTGGTGCCGCGACTTCGCGGCCACCTCCCTGGTGGCGCGCGGAGCCGACGGCGAGCCCATCGCCTTCGTCACCGGCTATGTACGCCCCGACCGTCCCGAGGCCCTCGTCGTCTGGCAGGTCGCCGTCGACCACGCGCACCGCGGCCGGGGACTGGCCGGAGTGCTGCTCGACGCACTGACCGCCAGGGTGACCGGCGAGCGCGGGGTGCGGGAGGTCGAGACGACCGTCACGCCCGACAACACCGCGTCCGACCGGCTGTTCACCTCGTACGCGAAGCGCCACGACGTGCCCCTTGACCGCGAAGTCCTCTTCGACGGCGGGCTGTTCCCCGAGGGGACGCACCAGCCGGAAGTCCTGTACCGCATCGGCCCCTTCTCCGCCTGA